In Streptomyces puniciscabiei, a single genomic region encodes these proteins:
- a CDS encoding DUF6760 family protein, with amino-acid sequence MTYALPRLREELAYIAYHFHWQREEILDLTHAERRQWVTEIARINTRVNEGG; translated from the coding sequence GTGACGTACGCACTCCCCCGGCTGCGGGAGGAGCTCGCGTACATCGCCTACCACTTCCACTGGCAGCGCGAGGAGATCCTCGACCTCACCCACGCCGAGCGGCGGCAGTGGGTGACCGAGATCGCCCGTATCAACACCCGTGTGAACGAAGGTGGTTGA